DNA from Drosophila busckii strain San Diego stock center, stock number 13000-0081.31 chromosome 2R, ASM1175060v1, whole genome shotgun sequence:
catacagacatgACCTACCTAATTTAGGATAACCCAAAAATTAgttgtcaaatattttcacCACTTTAAATTAACCATtgtcatttttaaaatatatgtctTCTTCattaaagctaaacaattgTTCACACCAAGATAAGGATAAGATAACAAAACGTTGAAATATTAGAGAGTTAGTCAACCATGAATTgcctatttctatttctagaCATTGTGACTTTGTGGCGATCGACTTAAGCACATATGTCAGATAAAATTTTAGAGATAAGTAACAgtgctgcaaacaaaactaatcTAAGGAATCACCAAACAGcgataaaagtaaaagttggcaagtacatatataaatttcgtCAGATTCGTCGAGAGGGGTCTAGCTCGTGATCACTATTAGTAAGCATATTTCTCTCAAAAGCTTTTACAAAGACTCTCTCGCAAAGCTTTGGAGCATTCGTATAAAAACATTGAGCATGCTCACAGCTAGTTCAGTAGTAAACAGATCGTTAAGCATAGTAGAGCTCGTTGATTATGGTATTCTTGACTTTAGCGCTACTGGGCGTGGCCGTGGCATTAGCCTACAGCTTTTACCAGTCCACCTACAATTACTGGAAGCAACGCGGCGTGCCACATGAGCGCCCGCTGCTCTTCTTCGGCAACATGAAGGGCATAGGCAGCAAATTACATTTTCGTGATGTTAATCAACGCGTCTATGCGCGATTTAAGGGCAAGACGCCATTTGCTGGCATGTTTCAGTTTCTGAAGCGTGTAGCATTCATTATAGACTTGGATTTGGTCAAGCAGGTGCTGATAAAGGATTTCAACAAGTTTCAAGATCGCGGCATATTCAACAATGTGCGTGATGATCCGCTAACTGGTCATCTGTTTACGCTTGAGGGCGACGAGTGGCGCTCCATGCGGCACAAGCTGACGCCGGTGTTTACGTCTGGCAAAATGAAGCACATGTTTGGCATTGTAGTCGAGGTGGGTCAGCGACTGGGCGATACGGTGGATAAGGCAGTgagtgctgctgttgtagacGATGGCGATGTGGAGATCAAGGAGCTTTGCGCGCGCTACACCACCGACGTTATAGGCAGCTGCGCCTTTGGCATTGACTGCAACAGCTTGGCGGATCCGCATGCCGAGTTTCGTGCCAAGGGCAGAATGATCTTTGAAAAGCCACGCCATCATCAGCTGGTGCAGGCTTTTATCTTTACCAATGCCAATCTCTCCAGAAAGTTGCGTCTGAAAGTGTTGCCCGATGAGCTGTCGAGCTACTTTATGGAAGCTGTGCGCAATACAGTGGACTATCGCATGAAGCACAACATCAAGCGTCATGACTTTTTGGATCAACTAATCGAACTGCGTGCGGAGGAtcagctggcagcgcagcagacTAAAGGCATTGATCTATCCAAGGGCTTGACAATTGAGCAAATGGCAGCACAAGCTTTTGTATTCTTTGTAGCTGGCTTCGAGACCTCATCCAGCACCATGGGCTTTTGTCTATACGAGCTGGCACTGCAGCCAGATGTGCAGCAAAAGCTACGCGAGGAAATCGAAACAGTACTCGGCGACGCAGAGCTTACCTATGAAGCCTTAGGCGAGCTAACCTATTTGGAGCAGGTGCTAGCAGGTAAGATAAACACACGCTTGAGTAAGTTATAGATGCTAAtttatctctttctctttctttagAAACTCTACGCAAGCATTCCATACTACCGCATCTTTTGAGAGAAGCCAACCAGGACTATGCAGTGCCtaacacaaattttattattgaaaaggGCACATCGATTGTCATACCTGTCTATGCCATACATCGTGATCCCGAAATATATCCTGATCCAGAGCGCTTCGATCCAGCGCGCTTCGAGCCGGAAGCTATTAAGGCTAGACATCCTTTTGCCTATTTGCCATTTGGGGACGGTCCTCGCAACTGCATTGGCGAACGCTTTGGTAAAATGCAGGCCAAGATTGGACTCGTTTCATTATTGCGTCGCTTCAAGTTCAGCGCCTCCAAGCAAACGGAGGTGCCTTTGGAACTAGAAAATCGCAGCTTTGTCACATCTTCTAAGCGTGGCATTCACCTGAAGGTTGAGagactttaaataaaagtttctaTTAACTGAGTCAggcaatttgcaaacaaagtATAATCATTTTAGATAATCAAACTACTACCTCAGCAAACTAacagacatatatataaaagatttCATTATATATcagctacatttattttaagcatgtTCATTGATTAAATGTTAATACtcattatttgcttaatatttacttttctcataagcttaaatatatatgtatatataaatgtacgctgaatattttgttattactttGTCAGCATGATTTGCACTTTTACAACCAttggtaaacaaattaaaattatttaaacattaacatACTGATAGGCTTTTGCATTAGGGTGGATCGATTTGATagataaaaaaattacaaaaaaaaaatgtcaaagtgtataaaagcaaatacaaaacaatgaaaaattctgcgagtatttttttttataataatatttttttcaaagaTCAAGTCGACCTACCCTAATGTACATAGAGTAGGcgttatttataaacattttcttgtTTACCTTGCTGAGAGAATTGAGCTTGCTGAGAGAATTGAACTTGCTGAGAGTTCGTAAAGCTTTCGCCGAGTTGCCGAGAGCTTTTTTATAGAACGCATTAGCACGGCTTTacttttatgcttaaaataaaaatatttgcacgctattttaattttaatatttaagtcgTAGGCTGCTAGTCACACCTGTCTTTATCAATTTCGCACACTGCGTATCTAGTTGCATGCCCCTGGGTGTGCCTAGGTTCAACAGCCAATAGCTACAAAGAAGCGCACTCATTGCAAGTTTTTCAATAAACGGGCGGGACACAAGAGCGCGGTCAGCACtgatcaaattgaaataaatagagaatcgaaaatgcatttaaatatatgtatataaataacaatcgGTGCACAATAAAACTCGCACTTGCTATAGTCGCCACGGCTGACTGCAGACAGTTGATGTGCGCTAATTGGCGATAGCACATGTATTCTTAGCCAAGAGCCAGCGGTAAAGTAATGGCCACAGCAGGAGTCAGCATTGAGTTTACCAGCAAGTGCGCAGTGAAGCACAATGAGCAGCTGGGCAGGTGAGTAACTGCAGCATTAGCCGAGATTGCTTATATTAAATCGCCTCTGCTTAGATATGTGGTGGCCAGCTGCAATATTAAAGAGGGCGAGACtgtgctgctggagcagccgctgctggtgctgcctaATTTGGGTGaaaggcgctgctgcagctgtcatCATCTGACGACCAGATACTGTGGGTAGGTAGTCTAATAACGAAAGTCTAAGAATTATATAAAAGTCTCACGGAGTTCTTAGCAAGTGTCAACTGTTGCCGTTATGCGAGGAATGCACATCGCACGAGCAGCTGGACTGTCAGCGTCTGGCCAAGCTGCAGTTGAcgccgcagcagctggagcagctgcaggcaaGTCCTGAAGTAATCGGCGCCTTGAAGTTTCTGCTGTTACGTGAGCATGCGgagacgcagcagcagttcgCGGAAGTAATGCAAATGGAGGCACACCTGGAGCTGCGGCGAAGCACAGACATCTGGCGCAGCTACCAAGAGCTAGTCATAGCACCATTAGAAGCTAGCGGTGTGCTGACGCAGTTGCGCAATAGAACAGAGTTGACAGCTGAGCTCTTGCAGCGCCTGCTGGGCACAGCGGACATTAATGCGTTTGAGATACGTGCGCCGGAGCAGGGTGGTGCCATGCGTGGACTCTATGTGCGTGGAGCGCTGTTTGCGCACAGCTGTTTACCGAATGTGGTGACGGCCATTGATGGTGTCAGCATAAAGGTTTATGCCAATCGCAACATAGCCGCAGATGAGATGCTCTACAACTGTTATACCAATGTCTTGCTTGGCACGGAGGAGCGGCGTCATATACTCAAGACAGGCAAGTGCTTTGACTGCCAATGCGCACGTTGTGCTGATCCCACAGAGCTGGGCACACATCTCAGTAGCTTCGTGTGCAATAAATGTCCCAAGGGCTTTGTTGTGCGGCAGCCAGATTCCGGCGCTTGGCAGTGTTTGCTTAATGCGGAGCATACCCTGAAACCAGAATTTGTAGCCAGTATACTGGAGCGTGCTAAGGAGGAGATATTCCATTCTCGTGAAGATATCTATAGactagagctgctgctggccaagcttTCACGCATATTGCATGCTAACCATTATGTTATGTTGGATCTGAAGCAAAATATTGCCTCCATTCTGCGCCAGATATTGCAGAATATGTCGCATCGTCCCAGTTGCAAGGTCTATGAACGCAAAATACGCCTATGCCAGGAGATACTGCTCGTCTTAAAGATCATTACACCAGGCATATCGCGTCTCAAGGCAATTGCTCTGTACGAACTGGCCAACACCCAAGCTGAATTGGCGCGCAAGCTTTATGCTGAACAGGAACAGCAGGCTGACGATTTACTGGTAATTAAgatacttaaaatatatatacattattgagcgttgtttttgttaaagttGGAACTGCAGCAGACAGAGGTTATGATGCGCGAGGCATTGCGGATGCTACTTTTTGAACCCATTTCATCTCCGGAAGGTCAACTGGCACGCAGCATGTTAAGAGATCTAAAAGAGTTGCAAAATGACatgaaattgctgcagcagacTGACGAAGAATTAAGCAACTAACAATTTTGCCAAGTCAATTTTTACTTTCACTAGTGTACAAGagtttaaaaattgaattaaatttctgtTACTTAATTATCGGTAATAGTTGTTATCGTCAATAGTGGCGGCATGTCGATAAAAATTGGCTGAAAACGTAATCAAAGCGAAACAAACGATAAATGTTGTTTAACACTGTTATTGGGCGGCATATTTTGAAAAGAGAAATagagaatatatttatttcgtaTGAGATTTTCgatataaattgatttgatagTTGCATTGccgctaatttaaatatttttaaactttaatttttttaatttatttgaatcagttaattaattatcatattaattttttgaatttcatttattgcccATTTACGAACGGACTAAAATTGTTGGTATTCggacatttaaataattcatttaagtATGTAcacaacatattttaaaatttaaaatttgcatagtaACAAGAGGAAAAAGGAAATATGATGAACAACGGGTTATCGGTTATTCCTTTTCTTTAGAGCTCTTTTTTCTGAACAGTGTCGTGCGCAAcgaaacttaaaaaattgaGCTATTTGCAAAAGAGGAATAAGAAATTAACGGTTACTGTTTTTCCTTATGCCCCGCCCGCCGCCGAgcacatttattattgcattgtGATTGCTCAATTTTCAACTCAAGGCCTTGACCAGGGATTGTtataatatgtacatatatagatacataagtatgtatacatatacatacataatagatacatatattgtaaatttgtaatatatgtacatatgaatAGTTTTGTTACTATTAAAGCAgattattaaatcatttaatatacatacatttacataattaCCCTAATACAAACACGCAAGaaaagctaaatttagctACAAGTATTTGATAAATGTCATTGcattttttcataatttatttaataaactcgATTCATACAACACGTAAACAATTACTGAaccatacaaacaaattttatttaatttgcccatttggattaaaaaaaatagtgaaGTGGAAGTGttgaacaatttatatatattcactATTATCTCATTTCAAAATATGCCGCCCAATAACAGTgttaaacaacatttatagtttgtttCGCTGTgattttgcaacaaaacagTGATTTCCACAGTGACACTGTGGTGCCACTGTTTTGCCcgctaaaattcaaatttaagatTCACTGAAACTCAACAAATTTCGGCTTTATTGACTTTTAACTTTTACAGCTTAGACAGtctaacaataagcaaattatCAATAAGCAATTATGTTAGTAGTTAAGTAATTTCTAATGCTACCGTATCGTTATTAGTTTATAAACACAAAGTCAAAACTGTAAACAATATAAGTATTACTTGCATAAAAATTCTCAGCAGGCAATAATAGCTTCCAATgattaatatgaaattaagttaaataaaatatttggatAATCATGCAAATTACATCAACCGTTACTAAGTTtcgttataaattta
Protein-coding regions in this window:
- the LOC108597142 gene encoding probable cytochrome P450 6a14; amino-acid sequence: MVFLTLALLGVAVALAYSFYQSTYNYWKQRGVPHERPLLFFGNMKGIGSKLHFRDVNQRVYARFKGKTPFAGMFQFLKRVAFIIDLDLVKQVLIKDFNKFQDRGIFNNVRDDPLTGHLFTLEGDEWRSMRHKLTPVFTSGKMKHMFGIVVEVGQRLGDTVDKAVSAAVVDDGDVEIKELCARYTTDVIGSCAFGIDCNSLADPHAEFRAKGRMIFEKPRHHQLVQAFIFTNANLSRKLRLKVLPDELSSYFMEAVRNTVDYRMKHNIKRHDFLDQLIELRAEDQLAAQQTKGIDLSKGLTIEQMAAQAFVFFVAGFETSSSTMGFCLYELALQPDVQQKLREEIETVLGDAELTYEALGELTYLEQVLAETLRKHSILPHLLREANQDYAVPNTNFIIEKGTSIVIPVYAIHRDPEIYPDPERFDPARFEPEAIKARHPFAYLPFGDGPRNCIGERFGKMQAKIGLVSLLRRFKFSASKQTEVPLELENRSFVTSSKRGIHLKVERL
- the LOC108595377 gene encoding SET domain-containing protein SmydA-8 produces the protein MATAGVSIEFTSKCAVKHNEQLGRYVVASCNIKEGETVLLEQPLLVLPNLGERRCCSCHHLTTRYCGKCQLLPLCEECTSHEQLDCQRLAKLQLTPQQLEQLQASPEVIGALKFLLLREHAETQQQFAEVMQMEAHLELRRSTDIWRSYQELVIAPLEASGVLTQLRNRTELTAELLQRLLGTADINAFEIRAPEQGGAMRGLYVRGALFAHSCLPNVVTAIDGVSIKVYANRNIAADEMLYNCYTNVLLGTEERRHILKTGKCFDCQCARCADPTELGTHLSSFVCNKCPKGFVVRQPDSGAWQCLLNAEHTLKPEFVASILERAKEEIFHSREDIYRLELLLAKLSRILHANHYVMLDLKQNIASILRQILQNMSHRPSCKVYERKIRLCQEILLVLKIITPGISRLKAIALYELANTQAELARKLYAEQEQQADDLLLELQQTEVMMREALRMLLFEPISSPEGQLARSMLRDLKELQNDMKLLQQTDEELSN